The genomic DNA CTAATCTGCAATAAAGGGTGGCGACCATGCTGGCCATGCTGGACTACTTATTGTCCTTTTTCTTCTGGTGCCCCAGGCGCGAGCAAAGGCGGCAGGTTCCCCAGCTTCGGATCGTGCGGGTCGAATCGCTCGAACATCGTCGCCTGCTCTCGATTGATTGGATTGGAACAGCCGGCGACCACCTGCCGGCAACACGGGGAAACTGGACGGCCGACGCGGCACCGAGCGCTCGGGACGGCGGCATGCACGCGACTGTCGCTAAACGCCCCGCGCATGATCGCGGCGCCTTTCATACGTCGCGACGACGGACGACCAGATGTCGCCGCCGCTATACGAGACTGGAGATCCTCGAGGATCGGACCCTTTTGAGTTCGGACGCCTTTACAAACTCGGCTGGCGGCGAATGGAGCACGCCCTCGAATTGGAGCCTTGGACGTGCTCCGTCGACAGGCGATGATGTTAGCATATCTGGCCTTCTTCCTGGGAAAGCGGTCACATTAGATCCATTTGCGGACGTCGCAATTGATAATCTGACTTTGGATTCATCGTTGAATCTTCAAGGAGTGCTGACGGTCACAGGGGAAATATCGGGGAGCGGCTCCCTCAACCTTCAGGGTGAATTACTCGATGCCACCATTGACCAGGGCATCAGCGTTCGGGGGCAAGATGGCAGTACACTCGATGCGGTAACCCTCGACGGAAACATGGTAGTCGCCGGAGGGGGATTCGTTAGTACCGATTCCGTAATTGTGCTCGACGGCCTGACGCTCGGCGGCGCAATCACATTGGGGGGGGCGAACCTCTGGGGAGGGCTTGTCTTCGCGGGGACGCAGACACTCAGCGGCGACGGCTCTGTCAGTCTCGCGGCGACACTCTCCGGGGAGAGCCTGATTAAAGCGATCGCGTGGCCCACCCGATCAGGGAGCACCCTGACCATCGGCCAGAATATCGTAATCGGCGGCCAAACGGCATTTTTTCTTGGTGACATAATCGACCAAGGTACCATTGGCTTCGATGGAAGTAGTCTTGGATTCGAGGTTCAAACTCTTTCGGTCGCGCCGTCTGGCAGTTTTTCTCTGACCAATGGGGCTAGCGCGACATTCGTCGATGACCTCGACAACGCGGGCACGGTGTCGCTCAGCACCACAAGCAATCTTTACGTCGGGGGAAGCTATACCCAATCGGCGACGGGAACTCTTCAGCTTCAAATTGGCAGTGCGCCCTCTGCCAATCAGTTCCCGCGCGTTGATGTGTCATATACCGGTACGCTAGCTGGAACCTTACAGGCAACGTACGTAAATGGCTTTACACCTTCGGCAGGGCAGTCGTATTGGGTATCCGCTAATCAGCGATTGGTCGGCGCGTTCGACAATGTCTTTGGGGGCCAAGTCGCATACGTCGCCACGCAGGTCTATCTCAACATATCAAGCGCCCAGGTCCGCCCGACGCTATCTTTCGATCCGCAGGGCAACGGCGTCGATGTTGGCTACATTGTCGATGGCGCCTTACTTCCAGAGACAACGACTGTCGATCTGTACTGGGCTTCCGGAAGTGCATTCGCAGACGTCATTGGCGAGGCGATCCCAGGTGCGAGCCAAGAGGTGGCGGAAGGAAGTCCCGTTGGCACATACGGGCCGTTTCACATTCATGCGACCACGCTCGGGTCCCGTCCTACCGGTGCCACTTACTTGCTTGCCGTCGCCGACCCCAAAAACCTTCTAGGGAACTTCTCGGAGGAAGAAAATGTTAAGGCCCTCCGACTTCTCCAACTGCCAGGTGTATTCGTAGCGAACGCCTCCACCACCGATTCCAAGAACTTGACCGTCAACTACACGGTCACGGGCAACGACAACCAGACGCCCTTCGACCTCCGCGTTTATCGCTCGAACCAGGCAACCTACGACCCGAACAACGACCAGCAAGTTCTCGTCGCACAGGTGCCGATCCAGGGGAGTGACGCCGCCGATGGCACGCACGAGATCGTGATCGGGCCGGCTGGACAAAACGCTTTCTCCGTCACCCGATCACTAGCGCCCGACCCGACGCACGAATACGTGATTGCCACCGCGGATGACGACGGCTCATTGAACCCTGGGGATGCTAACAATACGCCCCAGGAGGAGTTCCGCATCCTTCTCGTCGCTGACGTCACCCACGGGCTGACACTGAACGGGATCGGCAATAAGCTTTCGATGGCACTGTTTAATAATGCCATCACCTCACCGACGCAGGTGTGGGTGGACACGATGGCTGGCAACCTTGCCAATGACAACTACGATGCTGCCTTTGGCTTCCACTGGGAGCAAATCAGCAATAAAACTTTGCCTGCCCCCGGTATCTTACCGCTCGGCGTCGGGGGCGACCTTGCCGAAATCGCGGGTTATGAAATGGCCAAGCAACTCATCACGGAAGTCAAAAGTTCAACGCCCATAAACGTCCCGGCATCTCTCTCTACCTACACGACGTCCACGAATGTCGACGGTACCCGCGACCCGAATTGGGAGCAGCCCGGTCCTAACGACGTCGTCGACGTACAGTTCATCGGCCACAGTCGCGGTTCCGTCGTCATTAGCCAAGCATTAATGGATCTGAGCGACACTAATCCCGATACAACGTTCGATATTGCCAATGTGCCACGGTCTCTGTCCGCCGGCTTTGACATGATGACGATGCTTGACCCGCACCCCGCTAACCCTATCTATGGCGCATTGAGCGCGGCCGGCTTGGGCGGAGGCGTGGCCCCTGGCACCTCTATTCTCACGTCGTTGGCGAAGCGAGCCGGGTCTCTTGTGGCCGCCGCCGCTGTGGAGTCGTTCCAAGTTTCGGCCGACGATAAGAATGTGGTCATTCCCAGTAACGTCCAAGCCGTGGAGGAGTATTATCAACAGTCCCCGACGGCCTATTTCACTTCGGGTGACGAGAGTTACGTGAACCTCTGGGGCGAATCGCCGGCGCCGGACCAAATCAAAAATGATTCGGGACTGCCGCTGACACCGAACGTAAATGTACGCAACGTGTCTGGGCCGGGCGTCGGGCATATGGAAATTCACCATTACTACGACAGCCAAGTTGTTGAGTTTCAAGGAGCGCCAAACGCACCGAACGACTTTCCCGCCACCTTGACCAAGCTCGGCCTGAAACAATTTGGCTCAGCTTCGCAGTCGACGCCGGCGCTCAGCCTGTCCAGCCTGTCATTACTAAGTACGCCCGGAGCGGCCCCGCAGTTGATGGCCGTGAAGCCGTCGGGCAACGTCGTTGCTGGTGCGCCGTTCGGTCTCGATATTTATGCTTTGGATCCTGATGGGAATGTCGATTCGACCTTCAACGGCAGCGTCACGCTTGGTTTGGGCAATGGCCCAAGTGGCAGCGCGCTGGGGGGTACGCTGGTAGCTTCGGCTGTCAACGGCGTAGCCGAGTTCTCCGGATTGACGCTTAACAAGCCGGGTGTTGCCTATACTTTGCAGGCGACAGCGAACGGCCTGACGTCCGGAGTGACGCTCCCATTCGACGTGACCGACGACCAATTGGTAGTCACGAGCCAACCTCCCTCCAATGTGACTGCCGGAAGCGGTTTCGGCCTCGTCGTTTCCGCCGAGAATGCCGCGGGGAGCGTAGACACCTCGTTCAATGGTCGGGTAGCTGTTGCTGTGAGCCTGGCCAGCACGAACAGCATTTTGGTCGGGACCATGATTGTAACGGCCGTGGACGGCGTTGCGACCTTCTCCGGTTTGACGCTCGGCGGTCCGGGCTTCTACGAACTGGCACTGACCACCAACGGGGTCGGGAGCGCAACAGCAAACTTCTTCCAGGTCAACGCGGGGACGGCCACCCAGCTTGTGGTTACGGCCGAGCCGCCAAATGCCGTCAGCACCGGCGCCGGCTTTTCCTTGAGCGTCGCAGCGGAAGACGCTTACGGCAACGTCGATCCAACTTACAACGGCCCCCTCACCCTTTCGCTCGCTGCCGATCCGAGCGGCGCGATGCTAGGAGGCACCACGACGACAATGGCCGTCAACGGCCTGGCTTCTTTTTCCGGACTGACGATCGGCAGTCCGGCCAACGGCTACACAATCGAGGCGGCCAGCACCGGACTGACCGCCGCAACGACGAACGCCTTCGACACGGCGCCGCTGGGCCAAGCAACGCAACTCGTGGTCACCACTCAGCCCGCGGGTAGTGTCGCCGCCGGGAGCGGCTTTGGGCTGGCAGTCACGGCCGAGGACAGCTTCGGCACGGTTGATGCCAACTTCAACGGCAGTGTGACGGCCGAGAATCCAAATGGAGGGAATCCGTTGGCCGTGGTCACGGCCGTGAACGGCGTGGCGACTTTTTCGGGCCTTACGTTGGACCAGGCAAGTCCGATCTATTCGTTGTCGGTCACCAGCAGCGGCCTGCTCGCTGCTTCGACCAACCCGTTCGAGGTGACCAGCGAGCCGGCTACCAAGCTGGTGCCGTTGGATCCGCTGCAAGTCAATCCAGGAGCAGAGTTCGACTTCCAAGTGGTTGCCGAGGATCCGCTGGGGAATGTCGATCCAACCTTCGACGGCCCAGTGACCGTCGCCTTGGGCAGCAATCCGCGCGGCGGCACCCTGGGCGGCACCCTCACTGTTATGGCCGTGAATGGCGTGGCGGATTTCCCTGACCTGACAATCAACAACGCGGGCAATGGCTATACGATCCAGGCTGGCAGCACCGGCCTGACAAGCGGCAGCACCGATCCGTTCTTCGTGAGCGAAGATCAGTTCGTGGTGACGACCCAGTCACCCAGCGTCGTCACCATCGGTCAAAGCTTTGGCTTGACGGTCACGGCTGAGGATCTCGCCGGCAACACGGACAGCGCCTTTAGCGGCGCCGTCACGCTCAATCTGCTGAATTTCGGGGCTAACGCAGCCGTGCTCGGCGGGGCACTGACAGCCAACGCCGTGAACGGCGTAGCGGCCTTCTCCGGCCTGACTATCGACCAACTGGGCACGTACGCCGTGTTTGCCGAAAGCAGCGGTCTCGGCGCAGCCGCCACGAACTCGTTCAGCGTCATAGCAAGTCCAGTTTCGTCAGTCGCCCCATTGCCAGCCACCGAAGCCTCCACGACGTTCGACGTTAATTGGTCTGGAAGCGACGTCGGTGGTCCGGGAATCGCCAGCTACGACGTTTACGTCTCCGACGACGGCGGTCGCTTCACTCTGTGGCAGACCGACACCACGGCGACCTCGGCCCAATTCGGCGGGCTCAACGCGCACACCTATAGCTTCTACAGCGTCGCCACCGATAACGTCGGCAACCAGCAAGCCGTGCCGAGCGCCGCCCAGGCCACGACCACGATCGTTGCGACGCCCCCCGGCAACGTGTATGTGGCCAGTTCGTTTTACGATCAAACGACGGGCGTGATTACCGCCGCGCCGATCGTCGGCGACACGGTCAACTGGCTGGCTAGTGGCCAGTACGCCGAGATCGATAATCTGACGTTTGGCGCAACCGCCTTCACGAGCGTGCAGACCGCAGTCGATGCCGTCGCCTTCGGGGGCACGGTTGACGTGGCCGCCGGAACCTATAGCGAGACCGTCAGCATCAGGCAGCCGTTGACGTTGCAAGGGGCGGAAAATGGTGCCGTCACCACGCTTCGGGATCCGACGACCGGAGCGGACACCGGTATCACGGTCAATACCGCAAGCGGCACGGTGGACATTCAGGGGTGTACCGTCACCGGCTTCATGACCGGCGTCTCGGTGACCGCGGGCACCGTGGAACTGAACGACGACACGATTTCGGGCAACAACAACCCCAACGGCGACGGTGGCGGGATCTACAACAATGGCACGTTGATGGTGGCCGGTAGCACGGTCTCCGGCAACTCCGCCGGCATCGGCGGCGGCATCTACAACAACGGCACGCTGACGGCCAGCCGCAGTACGGTCTCCGGCAACTCCACCGCCGTCGTCAGCGGCGGAAGCGGCGGCGGCATCTACAACCACGCGACGCTGACCCTGACCGATAGCACGATCTGCGATAACTTTGCGAGTACCCTCGGCATCGGCGGCGGCATCGACAACGGCGGAGGAACGCTCAAGATTGAGCAGAGCACGATCTCCGGCAATTCGGCCTTCTCCGGCGGCGGCATCGTCAACTTCGCCACTCTCACGCTCGCCGATAGCACGCTCTCCGGCAATGCGGCGACGGTCGGCGCCGGTTTGGAGAACGATATGGGCACCGTCACCGTCACCAACAGCAGCATATCGCGCAATGCAGCCAGCGGCAGCTTCGCTCATGGCGGCGGCATCCTAAACGCCGGCACGCTCACGGTCACCAACAGCACCATTTCAGGCAATGCAGCCAACGCAAGTTACGGCACCGGCGGCGGCATCTACAACCTTGAAGGCTCGGCCACGCTGACAAATAGCACCATTTCGGGCAACTCTGCCAACGGAAGCTACGCCAGCGGCGGAGGTGTTTTCAACGCCAGCACACTTACGCTCACCGACAGCACTCTCGCCGGCAACGCGGCAGATTATCAAGGCGGCGGCATTTACAATCTCGAGGGCGCGGCCACGCTCGCCAGCAGCACGGTCTCCGGCAACTTGGCTGGTTCCGAGAGCAATGCAGGCGTCGGCGGCGGAATCTATTCCGTTTCGGCATACGGGGGCCAAGTGAATGTTGCCAACAGCGTCCTCGCAGGAAACACCGTTCTCGGGGCCGCCGGCAGCAATCCCGACGTAAGCGGACCTTTCGGTACGACCGATCAAGACTTGATTGGCGTGGTGGGCGACGCCACGGGATTCACGTCGGCCGGTGCCGCGATCAACGGCAACATTGTCGGCAGGAG from Pirellulales bacterium includes the following:
- a CDS encoding choice-of-anchor Q domain-containing protein, whose product is MLAMLDYLLSFFFWCPRREQRRQVPQLRIVRVESLEHRRLLSIDWIGTAGDHLPATRGNWTADAAPSARDGGMHATVAKRPAHDRGAFHTSRRRTTRCRRRYTRLEILEDRTLLSSDAFTNSAGGEWSTPSNWSLGRAPSTGDDVSISGLLPGKAVTLDPFADVAIDNLTLDSSLNLQGVLTVTGEISGSGSLNLQGELLDATIDQGISVRGQDGSTLDAVTLDGNMVVAGGGFVSTDSVIVLDGLTLGGAITLGGANLWGGLVFAGTQTLSGDGSVSLAATLSGESLIKAIAWPTRSGSTLTIGQNIVIGGQTAFFLGDIIDQGTIGFDGSSLGFEVQTLSVAPSGSFSLTNGASATFVDDLDNAGTVSLSTTSNLYVGGSYTQSATGTLQLQIGSAPSANQFPRVDVSYTGTLAGTLQATYVNGFTPSAGQSYWVSANQRLVGAFDNVFGGQVAYVATQVYLNISSAQVRPTLSFDPQGNGVDVGYIVDGALLPETTTVDLYWASGSAFADVIGEAIPGASQEVAEGSPVGTYGPFHIHATTLGSRPTGATYLLAVADPKNLLGNFSEEENVKALRLLQLPGVFVANASTTDSKNLTVNYTVTGNDNQTPFDLRVYRSNQATYDPNNDQQVLVAQVPIQGSDAADGTHEIVIGPAGQNAFSVTRSLAPDPTHEYVIATADDDGSLNPGDANNTPQEEFRILLVADVTHGLTLNGIGNKLSMALFNNAITSPTQVWVDTMAGNLANDNYDAAFGFHWEQISNKTLPAPGILPLGVGGDLAEIAGYEMAKQLITEVKSSTPINVPASLSTYTTSTNVDGTRDPNWEQPGPNDVVDVQFIGHSRGSVVISQALMDLSDTNPDTTFDIANVPRSLSAGFDMMTMLDPHPANPIYGALSAAGLGGGVAPGTSILTSLAKRAGSLVAAAAVESFQVSADDKNVVIPSNVQAVEEYYQQSPTAYFTSGDESYVNLWGESPAPDQIKNDSGLPLTPNVNVRNVSGPGVGHMEIHHYYDSQVVEFQGAPNAPNDFPATLTKLGLKQFGSASQSTPALSLSSLSLLSTPGAAPQLMAVKPSGNVVAGAPFGLDIYALDPDGNVDSTFNGSVTLGLGNGPSGSALGGTLVASAVNGVAEFSGLTLNKPGVAYTLQATANGLTSGVTLPFDVTDDQLVVTSQPPSNVTAGSGFGLVVSAENAAGSVDTSFNGRVAVAVSLASTNSILVGTMIVTAVDGVATFSGLTLGGPGFYELALTTNGVGSATANFFQVNAGTATQLVVTAEPPNAVSTGAGFSLSVAAEDAYGNVDPTYNGPLTLSLAADPSGAMLGGTTTTMAVNGLASFSGLTIGSPANGYTIEAASTGLTAATTNAFDTAPLGQATQLVVTTQPAGSVAAGSGFGLAVTAEDSFGTVDANFNGSVTAENPNGGNPLAVVTAVNGVATFSGLTLDQASPIYSLSVTSSGLLAASTNPFEVTSEPATKLVPLDPLQVNPGAEFDFQVVAEDPLGNVDPTFDGPVTVALGSNPRGGTLGGTLTVMAVNGVADFPDLTINNAGNGYTIQAGSTGLTSGSTDPFFVSEDQFVVTTQSPSVVTIGQSFGLTVTAEDLAGNTDSAFSGAVTLNLLNFGANAAVLGGALTANAVNGVAAFSGLTIDQLGTYAVFAESSGLGAAATNSFSVIASPVSSVAPLPATEASTTFDVNWSGSDVGGPGIASYDVYVSDDGGRFTLWQTDTTATSAQFGGLNAHTYSFYSVATDNVGNQQAVPSAAQATTTIVATPPGNVYVASSFYDQTTGVITAAPIVGDTVNWLASGQYAEIDNLTFGATAFTSVQTAVDAVAFGGTVDVAAGTYSETVSIRQPLTLQGAENGAVTTLRDPTTGADTGITVNTASGTVDIQGCTVTGFMTGVSVTAGTVELNDDTISGNNNPNGDGGGIYNNGTLMVAGSTVSGNSAGIGGGIYNNGTLTASRSTVSGNSTAVVSGGSGGGIYNHATLTLTDSTICDNFASTLGIGGGIDNGGGTLKIEQSTISGNSAFSGGGIVNFATLTLADSTLSGNAATVGAGLENDMGTVTVTNSSISRNAASGSFAHGGGILNAGTLTVTNSTISGNAANASYGTGGGIYNLEGSATLTNSTISGNSANGSYASGGGVFNASTLTLTDSTLAGNAADYQGGGIYNLEGAATLASSTVSGNLAGSESNAGVGGGIYSVSAYGGQVNVANSVLAGNTVLGAAGSNPDVSGPFGTTDQDLIGVVGDATGFTSAGAAINGNIVGRSAAPVDPLLAPLGDYGGPTQTMALLPGSPAIDAGDNNPPSTFPSTPSTDQRGFARTVNGTIDIGAFESSGFTLVKGMGTNGDNQSADIGAAFASPLVVAVYANNANEPVDGGQITFAGPESGASIDPNPVTTVVSGGVAQAVPTANETVGGPYSVTASAAGGKDTVLFALTNVEPLTIVSLGPIATDPRNVYMASDDVTFSEPIDLTNFNYGALSLTLNGSANLINSGVTISLVSGTTDTYRIAGLASVTTTDGTYVLSVDASKVQDSNGNYGTGTANVTWLMDTTPPTSKVNPLPATETSYSFTVSVTGSDPPPASEPGIATSGVASYAIYVAIDNGAFALWTTLPANNPSATYYGEAQHHYYFRSVATDAAGNIESKQVLIEAGTYVPDLTPPVTKVASESFNTTTDLFTLNLSGSDAGGSGLATFDVFVQVYTGGIGSTVQQIATAAAGSPDANGNYYGVATYQVPSNLLDGNQHTYRFYSTGIDGAGNIEVAHASPNDVESTQTLSPPPSLAVSSLVIEKGLVERSFIRYIDIGFNESGAALQSLIDNNDIRLIQHPLSGVISPSDPTVPLAGLLKVIDDANGIADIIEIDFGALALGGAADTPGLAFSTYWSELAAGDGYYELDIDTGGSNPANWSTAAHEFFYRLLGDVNGDHIVNGADLTAITAALGQTGPYINADVNGDGTVNTIDKLLALKSQNRALNAGLELDG